The DNA region ATAGACCGATAGTTTACTCTTGTATAATGGGCTTTGAGAAATCAGCTGATCATTAGGTTTAACTTTGTTGGGCTGGATCATATGTTTTAGAAGGAAAGGCAACTAATGCTGAAAAAATTCATGGGGCCCTATTTTGGTCGCCCCATTCAAGTAGTACCCgccttacattttttttttttttgtgcgacAATACCTTTCGAATTTGTAGCAATTTAAATATAATGCTTTgaaaaaatttcaaatataaaatgTGAGTTTAAATCAAATGGGTCTTGAAAATAATGTCAAATCACTATTCTTGCAAAATGCGTTTGTTAgatttgttggtattttgataaattgatgattgaGTTTGTTCTTTATGATATTTgcaacttatgtttcaaatttgaactTATTTGGAGTAGATTTAGATGTTGTATTGTGTGTTGGATTATTGAAAATcgaagaacaatttttttttttggttcagaCCCACATAACTGAAATCCAGTCCATTTTTACATGTACTTCAGTCATGTACGACTGAAGTTTAGACATACATGAAAAATTCAGACACACATGACTGAAAGTTGAGCACATTTTTACATGAAATTCAGTCATGTACGACTGAAAGTGCAAgcatacattaaaaaaaatgggtGCTAAATGGGtttgttagatttgttgttgttttgacaGATAGATGATTGGGTTTATTCTTTATGATATATGGAACTTAGGTTTCAAATTTGAGCTTATTTGTAAGTAGATTTGGGTGTGGAATCGTGTGTTGAATTATTGAAATTCGaataacaaaattatttttttagcaAAAAAATATTAGACATACATGACCGAAATTTTAGCCAATTTTAACATGTACTTTAGTCATATATGATGTTTAGCCTTCACAATGCCACACTTCAGACATATTCAGGCAAACGTGAAAAATTCAGACATACAAGACTCAGGCGAAAACATATGATGTTTAGCCTTCACACTGCCACACTTCATACGCGAATGTATTATATTGTCAAATACTCAGACGCGACTGTCTGAAGTTGTGTCCGAAGCGAGAAACTTGCAAAAAAATTTCAATACCAATCAAAGATTAAATGGCAACCCCAAAAGCAGATATTTGTTTGCCTGTCATCTCTTTTCATTTGTAAATGACTGTGTGTTAAAAATGGGCTATTGATCTTTGCCTTTAATGTAAATGACTGTGTTAAAAATGGGCTATTGATCTTTGCCTTTAATGTAAATGACTGTGTTAAAAATGGGCTATTGATCTTTGCCTTCAAATGTGGCTAAAGAGAAGGGTCTCATAATCTCTTTTGGGTTTTCACCATGACGTTATAaacgggtcatttgcactttttcctaatttgtgctggtctttaatttttggctcttCCAATGGGTTGGTCTTTACTTTTggtccttcaaaatcgaacttgtGCATAAAAGGTCATAAGTTACGCATCGTAATATCCAGAAGTTATGACCACGTCCTAAAAGAACTTATGCCCCGCtaagcataagttcgattttaaaGGACAGGAGTTAAAGACCAGCTcatttgaaggccaaaaattaaataccaacccatttgaagggaaaactgTACAATTACTTCGTTACAAACTAAGTCATCAGTATTGGGTTCAGATAGGCAACCTTTTGGGCTATCAATTTGATTGGACTTGTTTTGAGAAAAAAAGTAGGAAAAAAAACATAACTctataaaaacataaaaatatttacGCAACGTTAGCAGAATTATTTAGTCAACATTCAATAGCAGTTAGAATTAGATACCATATCAAATTACTCTCCACTAAACCAACTGATTTTCTTCCTATTTTTTAGCTCGAAAGATCTCTCCTCTCACAACAATTACTTTCCAACTTTCTCTCCATTTTAATAAACGACTTTGCTAATTAACGTGGTATGCTTCAGATATACCAAAAttatatcatacatatattataaataaatatttatatttaattaaaaaatcacAAAAAGTTCTTTCGATATAACAGATTTATTCCATGAATATACAATTGTAACCTTTATAACAATAACTTGAATTTGtcatatactacatatataccaTAAAATACATAGTATATTTTAGATATAAAAAATTTATACCATAAAAATACATGGTATATTTTAGATATAAAAATTTTATACCATGCAATATATTACatataaattttatgtaataaaaaatttaaaattacttTCGATATCACAAATTTATACCATGAATATATTCCCAGAAATTTATACAAGAAATATAACAATAATTTGACTTTGCCATGTTTAAAATCTTTCCAAGACTTTATTTGTAGCACATAAATATATCCTCAGTTACGGGTACATATTTTACTAGGGGTTTCTAATCTACTCTTGTGTGATTACTGTTGAAGCACATACTCGGGGGTAGATGTAGGGTAGACGATTTTAAAGCGGACTCCTCATTAATTAATAGTGAAGATCAACTCTTTGAAGCAGAAATAACTAAAGCACCttaatttaattcatcttcccttaaataaaagaaaatataaaaaggAAAAGCGTCCAATATaaaaggaaatggaatgaaaaaagACATTTTTCGTCTCGCACTGTCTGAAACTATGATCAATCAAGCCATGAAGGCGTAGTAGCAGAGCATTGAACAACAAGAACTTGATAAGAAGGGGAAAATGTGTATCAATTGAAGAGGGAGAGTTAAAATTAATGGGTGTATCACTTAGAAGAAAGAGAAATGAGAACAAAATAAAGATAAAGCCCTCTTTTAGTGGGATAAATTTTAATGTGATCCCCAATTTAATGGAATAAGTGACAGTACGTAAATATTCCAATAATGTAAGAAGATGTGCTATTTTTGATGAGTTTTAAAAGTTATGCTAATTATGTGCCTAAATTTAGAAGTGTGACAAATGATGTTATTTTCTCAAAAAGGTATTGGGCTTTGGTAGGCAAGATATTAGAGAAAATTACACCGTTTGTCACAATATTAAATTTAAGCACATAATTAACATAGCTtttaaaattcttcaaaaataacACATTGAAGAATATTATACGGAAAAATTATCTCCCTAAATTAGAGATTCAATTAtatcattattatcatttatCTCTCTTTTGTAAAGGGTAAACCTCTTTATGATAATTTATCTCTTTTGTTTAGCCGATTAACATTTACGGAGTATTTCTCTCTTCTTCAACAAATAATACATCTTCCATCTGCTATTACTCATCTCTCCATTCATCTCTATTTTTCTTTCTTGCTTGCTCAGAGTTATACAAGATTTACGCAAGGTTAAATATATTTGATGCATGAAGGTTTAGACTCCAATGCAGTGATCATCTACGCATATAAGATAATACCtgcaatatacataatataatttATTATACAACATATAATAAAATCATACGAGGTATAATGACCAATCtacatttctactactcgacattgaaaatgttgtagtctaataacaaatgaAACTTATATAGATGGAAACCCCCAATTACCCTCGGGGGTGGTCATTATGAtcctacctacttactttattttaaaaaaacatattaatcttcatcggacatctcacaatccgaatcccacttggatctgaatCTTGCGTAACCATGTTGACAATATTCTACCCTTAGGCAACGTAttttcatccgattgttctcttcgcgaaaattGTTAAGAGCAAAATTCAACTCTTGTGGAGTATCACGAGGCATTGATATAGCatgtttttttgggcgtttaagccctaatgACCTCAAGTTTGGTTCAAGCGCTGCAGCCTCCCTgacacgccaatcccactcctctctcaaTGTGTTATTGTATTGTCGATTGAATCTGTTGTTCGGGttatttgagtatttaaaatcatcatctagttcccatgtcctgCCCATTTACATGCATGATGtatataaattaaattaaaataagcATAGGATATTGTACAAATGGCTACATCTCCGGTCCTGGAAAACGTGTAaaagaaatttgaaataattaactaattaaaaaaGGAAACAGTTGTACAAAAGTAGAGAATTCTTATTGTCCTCTTTGCTCCTTTTTTCTCGTTGTCCTCTTTGTTTAtttagattttgaaggaaaaagATAATTTGCTCGTAATCTCATAAATGTCAATAATCTCTATAATTTTCTTTGTTTACCCCCACACAATTATACACGAGTTTTAACTTCTCCCCTTTTCTTTACATACAAAATAGGGAGTATTATACATCCTTATTTATGGTAATGCAAAATCTACTTTAACTAGAAACTAGAAAACTTATCCCAACATTATTTTGACCACAAATTATTTTAGACAGGCAATTAAATAAGTTAGCAAATACCAAATTCTAAACTATTTAAGTTTTCAATTCCAACTTCCAATTAATCTTCCAACCCAGTGTTACAAAATTTTGTAAATATTTGTTTTTGTAGATACCGAATGTGCAGAGTataaatatttattaattttattgaGTCGTCTCTGCTTAAGTAAGTACGCATTAAGACAATCATTTCTTTGAGGATgatataaagtttttttttttttaaactctaaTTTATCTTTGTCTGGGTTCTTGTAGAACTTTCTGGCCATTTCTGTTGCGACGTCATCTTTTTTCGTTAATAACTGctccttaaaaaaataaaaaaagaagaagtagtTATTTTCCAATTTATGCTAAAACAAACTTTACAGGTCAACCATGCATTATATAGACCATTCTAACGATGCAAGAGAGGTCCAAAGATGCATCTCGAAAAAACAATTACATCGTCCCCCCCAGAAAACGTGTCACAATTATAGCCAACTTTCCTTCTCCTGTCTCTTTCCATATCCAAAAAAGCCAGCCTTACTAAATTTGTTCCATGAATTCTGAAGATATTGTGTATACGGAATTTGATACCAGATATAGCGTCTGTGGTTTATGCTAATGGAATCAACATTTCGGGCACCTTTTTAAGGATATGCGTTCAAAAGTTAACATTTATAGTATTTTCCAGAGTTTTACGCATGCACGCACATATACTACTCTATGTGATATATGCCGAAAatgattactccctccgtcccgaaTTATTTGACACGTTtcgtttttcgagagtcaaatgaGTTGATCTTTGATCATAATTTTTTTATATGACTTTTAAATACTTTAAATTATTTATTATggtaacttatagtactttttacgaagttttcaaacatgtaaattttatttcgaaaaatttaaaaattctatgttcaaacacacggtcaaaattaagaaatttgaCTCAAAAAGTGTCAAATAAATTGGGACATAGGGAGTATTTCAATTGAATCCACTATAACTCTTTGATTTAACAATGATTTTtagattattccatattgttgtCTCCTAATATGGTCTTGAGCAATCCTTAATTTATGAGCtaatttcttttatatatattacTAAGCAAAATGAATTTATATAGTTAATAAGTAGCATAGCAAGAAGCATCAAATCCTTGATTTTGCCACGAAATACTGTACTGCTTTGGGCCAGGAAGCGAAGGGAAATAAGCTCGACTGTTTCTCTTCCACACTTCTTTTTCTCTGTACCCACAATTAACGCTTCAGTTTTGATGTCCTCTTATTCTTCATTAGATGGTCTAGAGACCCTGTCGTTCTTTCCCAGTTAGACccaatttttattttcttatattGATTTCATAGCCAGACTCATCCATATCTTGGTTTACTCAATATTAGGTCCCCCATGCTATGTTATTCACATGTCAGTAGCTAGGCTGAAACGTGCACTGGGTATTAGATTATCATTCCCACATTAATTGAGAGAATATGTAGTTGTCTCCTTATATAGTCGTGAACATGCTTCATCTTACGAGCTAGTTTTCGAGATTTGAATTATGTCTGATGATCATTTTATTATCACTAATATACATAATTCATACTCTTGCATTCCACAAAGAAGAAAAGAACATGGGGATTTGCGCTTACAACTTGTTGGagataataattcaaaattgtaggaaaTCAACATTAGTAAGGATTTGGTATTTTAAATTCatgtctagttaggatttatattcaaattagtataggaataagttttcctgttttgagttaaagtaggtttCTCACTATTATAAATAGGGGTGCTACTAGCTATTTTCATAACAAGAGAAAGAATAAGAGATATTTTAGAGATTCTTAGAGTCTATCAATAAATTTTccttcaaattggtatcagagcttataCGATCCTTGTAAAGAATCAAATAGCTTCCGCTGCCGGCTGTCGGCTATAACCCATATATGCCGCCCGTCTGGCCAATGAATATATTGGCAAACGTCGGGCCAATGATATATGCATGAACAATAATCATGCTGAGAAGAAAAAAATATTGTAGAGAGGTGCAAATAAATTTGCACAAGAGGAAGGAACAATCTTCTCTAGAAATTGGAGAAGTGGGTTAAAAAAAAGGGTGGTGACAAGTGCACCAACAGGGTTGGAGACAACTGCTTCAACGAAAATTTGGTGTTGGTGACAAGGGCATCAACGGGGTTGAAGACAAGTGCTTCAAtaacatttggtgttggtgacaTGTGCATCAACGCGTTGAAGGCAAGTGCTTCAACaaaaatttggtgttgttgaCAAGTGCATCAATAGGGTTAAAAACAAGTGCTTCAACAAAATTTGGTGTTGGTGACAAGTGCATCAATGAGGTTGGAGACGAGTGCCTCAACAAAATTTGGTGTTAGTGACAAGTGCATCAATGGGGTTGATGACAAGTGCTTCAACAAAATTGGAAGATGGTGAGTgacggttgaagagaaagtgcttcaacaattaatgatgggTTGGAAACAAGTGCCTCAGTAATTTGAAGATGGTGACAAGTGGATCAAGAATGAgatatacaattttgaattacgggagaatgttggaaataataattcaaaattgtaaaaaaccaaaattggttaggatttgGTATTTTAAATTCATGTCTAGTTAGAATTTACAGTCAAATTAGTATAGGAATGAGCTTTcctgttttgagttaaagtaAGTTTCTTACTATTATAAATACAGGTGCTACTAGCTATTTCCATACCAAGAGAGAACAAGAAAGAATAAGAGATATTTTAGAGATTCGTAgagtttatcaataaaatattttccttcacaaCTTTGTGAAACTCGTGTGTTTATGTGAAATTCCTTAGAGATATGGATTAATAAACTCACGAGGCACAGATAATGCAAGTAAATAAAGGGATTGCTTAATTATTAAATAGTATGCATGCCATTCTGTGGCTATAGGCCGGCCTCAGACGTGTGGAATTGACACAAGATTCTGTTTCTCCTTTGAATTTGCAAGTGGATCAAAGTACCAAGCAAAAGGGCTATCATCAAAttggagaaaggaaaaaaaagaggTTAACTTAGATTCTTGTACAGATAACTAGCGTGTATAAATACCCTTCTAGCTAGCTCATGATCAATGACTCTTTGTATAGTGTTCATCAATTATTCATCATGCAAAGAGGAAGAGATACTTTGGAACTTGCTGGAGTGATAGGTGATGTATTGGATCCATTCACAAGGTCTATTAGCCTAAGAGTTGTTTATAGCAATAGGGATGTTAAAAATGGATGTGATTTGAGGCCTTCTATGGTTATCAACCAACCAAGGGTTGAAGTTGGAGGGAATGATCTTCGCACTTTTTACACTCTGGtatactctctctctcttatatatatatatatatatatatatatatatatatatatatatatatatatatatatatatatattactactatatataagggacaatCAAGGAgtatttgtagtcctcacaaaagtttccaatttAATGTTAAACatttcaattaattacttctaggtcccaaatttattttttaaggttaaatttatttttaaattttattgtcTACTTTTCATTATTTTacttttactactatatataagggagaataccTATTTTTTGTAGTCTTCACGTAAATTTTTATTTACTctttttacccctaattaaaATTTTAGTGGCTTTGTGAATCTTCAcacattttggtaaattttgaaaactttaaggactTTTTTCATGCCCCTAAAAATGATGATTATGAAAAAGGTTATAGAGTCCCCTCAAAGCATACTCATACATACTTGAATCTTttatgtagaaatattattaaatTTATTTCAAATTATGTTTTTCCTTAAGAGTTTATTATAGACACATAAAGAGTTATCATGTCATTCAATTCTATCTTAATATAGGCTTAATTATTGAACTAAAATATTATTCTAATAataatatttattatttattaatgttatttatcatttgctattttaattttttattcatccatttagtaatttctttttaattttctaCTACAATCTTATGTCATACATGCTGGCGGACATAAGTAATTTATAAGGATTtcacttaagtttggattaagtttgaaattaagaaaataaatataaataacttatatcattgttaaatatGTCAAAAATGTAtcaaaatatgtaaattacagtCCCTCTGTCTCAATCGAAAAAATGAATTCCGAAGTACGGTAGTTAATTAATAAATTTTATGTGCGCACactattaaaataaaatttatttactatattaaaagagccgagggtctttcggaaatagccgtcctaccttggtaggagtaaggtctgcgtacactctaccctccccagaccccacgttgtgggatttcactgggttgttgttgttgttgttactatATTAAAAGAGTAACTATAAAATATTAGTTTTATATattatgaaaatgtttgaaaaaATAATGTAGTTAAAGAATATACAATTTGATTTTTAACAATAATAATACTAGACAATtgcaaaaattatattttttacttttgtcttaaatattaaaatattttgcaaaatatcggataatcaatattttatatagtttAGGATAAAATAGTTACGTTTAACATGAAAAAGTTATTACAATGTAGATTTCATAAAATGgtttattaaattaagaaaaggtaaaaaatgttattttttaacATGCATCTTTTGGAAGGTAAAAGAAAGCTTAAAGTGAGAACAATTAATTCTATTGACTTTTCAGTATTTTTTTTCTGATTTAATTTGAAAGAATCTACAAAAAATTCTTGTAATATCAaggcttttaattatttatatttatttgtaAGTTAACTTTATTTATTTTATCATGCAACAATATTTGCGCGTCAAATATATTTGGCATACATTGAATACTGTAGTATCTTTGGTAAAAAAATAAGTTACCCAGTATGAATTCAATTCaaagaaacaaatgaaattaatttaacatatgaACACTCAATTGGGATCATCAGAGACTTTAATCTCAAAAAATTTAAGTAAAATGGAAATTAGAAGAGCTTTCaaatgtttgattttttttaaatctaatatATAATTAAACTAAGAAAAATACTTTTCTTTAATTTTCAGGTACTTTTTTGTGCTTTAATATTTAGAAGTCTTTTGAAGTATCagattgatgttaaaaaaataaagCAGCAAAAGCAGAAAAATTTAAAAGATATCTACAACTTAAAATTTTAACGTCAGTTTGGGCCCGGACGTAGCACAGGCCAAAAGACactagtacatatatatatacacaatctcACTATCGTTTTTGCTATATTGCACTAGCTAGCTATAGCTTTGATATACAAAATTTTATTGTTCATTTTGTACACATATCGTGAAAATACTTTTTCTATAATGAGCGGTAGTGACGTTTGAATACATCATATCTGTTTGCTTCGATGCTAAGTTAAAACGTGTGATCATTTCATCAAAAAAGTTAATAAGTTGTTAAATAAGACGAAAGTTTTTTCCTTGAAAAATGTTTTGAgatgaaaattaaaatattattggGGGTTTGGTAGGTGAATGAAAACATATATTTAAAATTGATAACAATATTAACAAAAATCAGATCGTGTTCCGATGAAGGATTGATAATAATGTCTAAGTATTGGTTGGTGTTAGTGATGATATGAAATTGAAAGTTAAGATAGTCACGAGTGAAATGACTTTTGTGCATCCACAAGTGAGTGAAGTCATTGTCTCACTTTTGATGACGGGCAATCCAAGTTTGCATCTTAAAAGTATTTTCTAATGAGCAAACATCAACAAGTGACTCtctcatgaaaaatattttctgaaaataAGACTTCCGTCATATCAAACACACCTTAATCTTAAACGTTTTACAAGGGGTGTATGAGAATTTTTCTGCTCATGTTTGTGTAGGTTATGGTGGATCCTGATGCTCCAACTCCAAGCAACCCATGCCACAAGGAGTATTTACACTGGTAAgttctttttttgaaaaaataaaataaaaaaattagccAAGAATATTACAGGTGTCTAATTTGTAGCAAACTATCAGATTTGTGTGGTGGCTTTATTCAATTATATCATGTAATTAAGAACcgacttaggcctcatttgtttgcacttattggaggtctgaatctgaatggttcagaccttaagcCATTAAATGTatttgtttgcattaagatctaagcacctattgggtctgaataggtcttaatcattaagatcttgaaccaagTCTTAATATTATTAAAAAGTATTTTTGTATGAGACTTTTTTATCA from Lycium barbarum isolate Lr01 chromosome 10, ASM1917538v2, whole genome shotgun sequence includes:
- the LOC132615037 gene encoding protein FLOWERING LOCUS T 1-like; this translates as MINDSLYSVHQLFIMQRGRDTLELAGVIGDVLDPFTRSISLRVVYSNRDVKNGCDLRPSMVINQPRVEVGGNDLRTFYTLVMVDPDAPTPSNPCHKEYLHWMVTDIPATTGVSFGNEVVSYECPQPTMGIHRLVLVLFRQLRRESVHAPENRQNFNTRDFAKIYNLELPVAAVYFNCQRENGTGGRRV